The following is a genomic window from Amycolatopsis australiensis.
ACGTCGTGCAGGAACCGGCCGCAGTCCTCGGTGACGCCGAGGAACCGCGACCCGCCGCCGAGCAGTCCCGCGGCGAGCGCGCCCTGCACCGAGTCGGGCGCGGACAGGTAGGTCAGCCGGGTCACGATCGCGGTCGGGGTGAAGCCGTGGTCGGCCAGCGCGGCCAGCACCGCCTCGAAGACCCGTGTTTCGCCCTTGCCCGGCCGGCGTTGGGTGGCCAGCCAGAACGCCAGCTCGCCGAACCCGACCGTGCCCATGACGTCCTCGGCGAGGTCCTGGCCGAGCAGGGTGATCGTGTCCTTCGTGGACGCGCCGAGCGCGGTTTCGTAGACCCGGTCAGGCATGCCCGTCCTCCGTGAGCCAGGCGCGCAGTTCGGCGCCGTGTTCGTCCAGCTCCGGCGGCGGCAGCCGGTAGCCGGCGGGGGTCGCGGAGAACCGGATCGGGTGCCGGGTCGTCGGGACGGCGCGGTTGCCGTCGCCGACCTCGACGATCGGGGCGAGCCCGAACCGCTCGGCCATCGCGAACCCGCCGTCGATGGTGTTGATCGGTCCACACGGGACACCGACCTGGGTCAGCGCGTCGAACCACGCCACGGCGCCACGCGTCTTCAGCCGCTCGACCAGCAGCGGCCGCAGCTGTTCGCGGTGGCGCGTGCGGTCGGCGTTGCGGGCGAACCGCGGGTCGTCGGGGACCTCCGGCAGGTCCAGCACCTCGCACAACCGGCGGAACTGACCGTCGTTGGCCGCGGCGACGATCAGGTCCGCGTCCGCGGTCGGCAGCGGCTCGTACGGGAAGACGCTGGGGTGCGCGTTGCCCATCCGGTACGGCACCACCCCGCCGGCGGCGTAGGCCGAACTGTGGTTGACCAGCCCGGTCAGCGCCGAGGACAGCAGGTTGACCTCGACGTGCTGCCCCGCACCGGTCGCGTCGCGGTGGCGCAGCGCGGCGAGGATGCCGATCACCGCGTGGTTGCCCGCCATCACGTCGAACACCGAGATCCCGGCCCGGTACGGCGGGCCGTCCGGGTCGCCGGTCAGGCTCATCAGGCCCGAGATCGCCTGCACCATCAGGTCGTAGCCCGGCACGTGCCGTCCCGCGCCGGAGCCGAAGCCGCTGATCGAGGCGTAGACCGCGCGCGGGTTGGCCGTGCGGATGCTGTCGTAGTCCAATCCGTACTTGGCCAGGCCGCCGGGCTTGAAGTTCTCGATCACCACGTCCGCGCGCGAAGCCAGCTCGCGGGCGACGGCGGCGTCGGCCGCGTCGCGCAGGTCGAGCGCGATCGACCGCTTCCCCCGGTTGACCCCGAGGTAGTAGGTGGAGACGTCGCCGCGGACCGGCGGCATCCACGTGCGCGTCTCGTCGCCCTGCGGCCCTTCGACCTTGACCACGTCGGCGCCCATGTCGGCGAGCAGCATCGTGGCGTACGGGCCCGCGAGCACCCGGGAGAAGTCCGCGACCAGCAACCCGGCCAGCGGGCCCGCTGCGCTCTCGTCCACCCGGACCCTCACCTTCTGTCCGTCTGACGGACGTCTGTCCGCAGTGTCCTCCCGCGGGCGGCGGCGGTCAAGGCGCCGCGGGCAGCGTGACGTGCGGGGCGGCGTCCAGGCGGGCGAAGTCGGCGCTGATCTCCCCGGCGGTCTGCAGCAGCAGCGGCAGGTGGTGGTCCAGCAGCTTCTCCACCGGCGTCTCGGCGGCGTGG
Proteins encoded in this region:
- a CDS encoding CaiB/BaiF CoA transferase family protein — translated: MDESAAGPLAGLLVADFSRVLAGPYATMLLADMGADVVKVEGPQGDETRTWMPPVRGDVSTYYLGVNRGKRSIALDLRDAADAAVARELASRADVVIENFKPGGLAKYGLDYDSIRTANPRAVYASISGFGSGAGRHVPGYDLMVQAISGLMSLTGDPDGPPYRAGISVFDVMAGNHAVIGILAALRHRDATGAGQHVEVNLLSSALTGLVNHSSAYAAGGVVPYRMGNAHPSVFPYEPLPTADADLIVAAANDGQFRRLCEVLDLPEVPDDPRFARNADRTRHREQLRPLLVERLKTRGAVAWFDALTQVGVPCGPINTIDGGFAMAERFGLAPIVEVGDGNRAVPTTRHPIRFSATPAGYRLPPPELDEHGAELRAWLTEDGHA